One region of Marivirga arenosa genomic DNA includes:
- a CDS encoding chemotaxis protein CheB, producing the protein MARFNLDNKYKAIVIGGSAGSFQGITQILSSIPADFSLPIILCLHRLKHVRNGFVEALSIKSIKPVVEPYDKENIKRGKVYLAPANYHLSVELGNSFALSTEEMFNNSRPAIDITLETAAYNYRDKLIGILLSGANKDGALGMKRIKDRKGLTIIQDPEECMIDTMPTAAKKITEIDYVLKVQEIVQFLKELDKMYK; encoded by the coding sequence ATGGCTCGATTTAATCTCGATAATAAATATAAGGCTATAGTAATCGGTGGATCTGCAGGTAGTTTTCAAGGGATAACTCAAATACTATCTTCAATTCCTGCTGATTTCAGCTTACCTATTATCCTATGTTTGCACAGACTAAAACATGTGCGAAATGGGTTTGTTGAGGCATTATCTATTAAAAGTATTAAGCCAGTTGTTGAGCCATATGATAAGGAAAACATTAAAAGAGGGAAGGTATATTTAGCACCGGCTAACTATCACTTATCCGTTGAGTTAGGAAACTCTTTTGCTTTATCGACCGAAGAAATGTTTAATAATTCAAGACCTGCAATTGATATTACTTTAGAGACTGCAGCCTATAATTATAGAGATAAATTAATCGGTATTTTGCTATCTGGAGCAAATAAAGACGGAGCTTTAGGAATGAAAAGAATAAAAGACCGAAAAGGTTTGACTATTATCCAAGACCCTGAAGAATGTATGATTGATACGATGCCAACAGCAGCAAAAAAGATTACAGAAATAGATTATGTTTTAAAAGTCCAAGAGATCGTTCAATTCCTTAAAGAATTGGACAAAATGTATAAATGA
- a CDS encoding CheR family methyltransferase: MNRQDIEISDLRRITELVKEQYRYDFTNYAMSSFRRRILRIMELYKFGSADLLIKRLKDDRSFFDEFIAEITVNVTEMFRDPPFWRELRDNVIPNILLNHNTISIWHAGCSSGEEVFSMAILLKEMGILHKAKIIATDIDKVILEKAKKGHYSMKNMELNEKNYIRFEGKNNFKDYFKEENGKAVMDKSLIENVSFREHDLVQGVVFNKFDLILCRNVMIYFNQNLQNEVLKKHHESLFKYGYLVIGSKESLIWCEIANKFIVVNNEEKIYKKIKD, from the coding sequence ATGAATAGACAGGATATAGAAATATCGGATTTGAGGCGCATAACTGAGTTGGTGAAAGAACAGTACAGATATGATTTCACCAATTATGCCATGTCCTCATTTCGAAGAAGGATACTCAGAATTATGGAGCTCTATAAATTTGGGTCTGCAGATTTGTTAATCAAAAGACTAAAAGATGATAGATCCTTTTTCGATGAATTTATTGCAGAGATCACAGTAAATGTGACTGAGATGTTCCGAGATCCTCCATTTTGGAGAGAATTACGTGATAACGTAATTCCCAATATATTATTAAATCATAACACTATTAGTATATGGCACGCTGGCTGCTCCTCTGGTGAAGAAGTTTTTTCTATGGCCATTTTACTAAAGGAAATGGGTATTTTACATAAAGCAAAAATTATTGCAACCGATATTGATAAAGTAATACTGGAAAAAGCTAAAAAAGGTCATTACTCCATGAAAAATATGGAGCTAAATGAAAAAAACTATATCCGATTCGAAGGGAAGAATAATTTCAAAGATTATTTCAAGGAAGAAAACGGTAAAGCCGTAATGGATAAATCACTTATAGAAAATGTATCTTTTAGAGAACATGATTTAGTTCAAGGTGTGGTTTTCAACAAATTTGATTTAATTCTTTGTAGAAATGTGATGATTTACTTCAATCAAAACCTGCAAAATGAAGTATTAAAGAAACATCATGAAAGCTTATTTAAATATGGCTATTTGGTCATTGGCTCTAAAGAATCTTTAATATGGTGTGAAATTGCCAATAAGTTTATCGTAGTTAATAACGAAGAAAAAATTTATAAGAAAATTAAAGACTGA
- a CDS encoding saccharopine dehydrogenase C-terminal domain-containing protein produces METKKTMQNILLLGAGRSATSLINYLKSNAEKENWHIKIGDFDIKLAEEKAGNHPNTSFIQFDILNEIQTQDEIAKADLVISMLPARFHPKVATACVDSGKHMVTASYNSQDIEDLSDIAKSKNILILMECGLDPGIDHMTAMEAMDKIHEQGAKLTSFKSYTGGLVAPESDNNPWHYKFSWNPRNVVLAGQGTAQFIRNGKYKYIPYHKLFSRYEKIEVNGLGDFEGYPNRNSLKYRKVYGIEEIPTLIRGTFRKAGFCDAWDVFVQLGVTDDTYKMEALDEMTIRDFFNAFLPYDKVKPIEEKLSDYLGLGMNSETFKKLEWLGIFEDKKVPITEGSPAQVMQAIMEAKMSLEPEDKDMIVMQHQFEYELDGKKYRLDSSIVSKGDDQLETAMSKTVGWPMGIAIKNILNHNINLRGVQIPTKKEIYEPILKELNTMGVQFNENIIEIED; encoded by the coding sequence GTGGAAACTAAAAAAACTATGCAAAACATCTTACTTTTAGGAGCGGGTCGCTCTGCAACTTCACTTATCAATTATTTAAAATCTAATGCTGAAAAAGAAAATTGGCATATCAAAATAGGAGATTTTGATATCAAACTAGCTGAGGAAAAAGCCGGAAATCATCCGAATACCTCATTTATTCAGTTCGATATATTAAATGAAATACAAACTCAGGATGAAATCGCTAAAGCTGATTTAGTTATTTCTATGTTGCCTGCAAGATTTCACCCAAAAGTAGCTACTGCTTGTGTTGATTCTGGAAAACATATGGTAACGGCTTCTTATAATAGTCAGGATATTGAAGATTTATCTGACATTGCAAAAAGTAAAAACATTCTCATTCTGATGGAATGTGGTTTAGATCCAGGTATCGATCACATGACTGCAATGGAAGCAATGGACAAAATTCATGAGCAAGGCGCGAAATTAACTTCTTTTAAATCCTATACTGGAGGATTAGTAGCGCCAGAAAGCGATAATAATCCATGGCACTATAAATTCTCATGGAATCCTCGAAATGTGGTATTAGCAGGACAAGGAACAGCGCAGTTTATAAGAAATGGAAAATATAAATACATACCCTACCATAAATTATTTAGCCGATATGAAAAGATTGAAGTAAATGGATTAGGAGATTTTGAAGGCTATCCGAATAGAAACTCACTTAAATATAGAAAAGTCTATGGTATTGAAGAAATCCCTACTCTTATTAGAGGGACATTCAGAAAAGCAGGATTCTGCGATGCCTGGGATGTATTTGTGCAATTAGGGGTAACAGATGACACTTACAAAATGGAGGCCCTTGATGAGATGACAATTCGTGATTTCTTTAATGCTTTCTTACCCTATGATAAAGTTAAGCCTATAGAAGAAAAACTAAGTGATTACTTAGGTTTAGGAATGAACTCTGAAACCTTTAAAAAACTTGAGTGGTTAGGCATTTTCGAAGACAAGAAAGTACCCATTACGGAAGGAAGTCCAGCACAAGTGATGCAAGCTATTATGGAAGCAAAGATGAGTTTAGAGCCTGAGGACAAAGACATGATTGTTATGCAGCATCAGTTTGAATACGAACTTGATGGCAAGAAATATAGACTGGACTCATCAATAGTTTCAAAAGGAGATGATCAGTTAGAAACCGCTATGTCGAAAACTGTTGGTTGGCCAATGGGAATTGCTATCAAAAACATTCTTAATCATAACATCAATCTAAGAGGTGTTCAAATCCCTACAAAGAAAGAAATTTACGAACCCATTTTAAAAGAATTGAATACAATGGGTGTACAATTCAATGAAAATATAATTGAGATTGAAGACTAA
- a CDS encoding tRNA1(Val) (adenine(37)-N6)-methyltransferase — MSEFIFKKFTVRQKDSAAKITTDATVFATQLEIPDKVNRVLEIGTGTGVLSLILAQRFENIHIDAIDINEKATNEARYNFNNSVWHERLNAVNVDFKQFNNDSKYDLIFTNPPFFNNHLQSKSNQAKNTAYHTDQLSFHDLAKGIELNLADGGELHIMLPEFEMKLFEMEINKLGFNCFKSVCLMHKPNSKTIRLFKSFKREEISTKIQNGKIYIRDENNNFHPFYISLMKDFLTIF, encoded by the coding sequence GTGTCTGAATTTATATTTAAAAAGTTTACTGTTAGGCAAAAAGACAGTGCAGCAAAAATAACCACAGACGCAACCGTTTTTGCAACACAATTAGAAATTCCTGATAAAGTAAATCGTGTATTAGAAATCGGGACTGGTACTGGTGTATTATCATTAATACTAGCTCAGAGATTTGAAAATATACATATTGATGCAATTGATATTAATGAAAAAGCTACCAATGAGGCTAGGTATAATTTTAATAATTCAGTTTGGCATGAAAGGCTAAATGCTGTAAATGTAGACTTTAAGCAATTTAATAATGATTCAAAATATGACTTGATATTTACCAATCCTCCTTTTTTCAATAACCACCTACAGTCCAAATCAAATCAAGCTAAAAATACGGCTTATCACACTGACCAATTATCTTTTCATGATTTAGCAAAAGGAATAGAATTGAATTTAGCTGATGGGGGAGAGCTTCATATTATGCTTCCGGAATTTGAAATGAAGCTTTTTGAAATGGAAATCAATAAATTAGGATTTAACTGTTTTAAAAGTGTTTGTTTAATGCATAAGCCTAATTCGAAGACAATTAGGTTATTTAAATCTTTTAAAAGAGAAGAGATTAGTACAAAAATTCAAAATGGGAAGATTTATATAAGGGATGAAAATAATAATTTCCACCCCTTTTATATATCACTAATGAAAGATTTCTTAACTATATTTTAG
- the rnhA gene encoding ribonuclease HI, with protein MIVIYTDGSALGNPGPGGYGVVLRFGDKVKELSAGFRNTTNNRMELLAIIVAIKSLKTKKYPVHIYSDSKYVVDSITKGWLTNWVKKGFKGKKNVDLWKQYLEVCQGYDLKFHWVKGHAGNPDNERCDQLAVFKAENGPHAIDEGFEKNI; from the coding sequence ATGATTGTAATATATACAGATGGTTCTGCTTTAGGAAATCCTGGTCCTGGTGGCTATGGTGTTGTGCTTCGTTTTGGAGATAAAGTAAAAGAGCTATCTGCTGGTTTTAGAAATACGACTAACAATAGGATGGAATTATTAGCTATTATTGTAGCTATTAAAAGTTTAAAAACTAAAAAATATCCTGTTCATATTTATAGTGACTCCAAATACGTTGTGGATTCCATTACAAAAGGATGGCTGACTAACTGGGTGAAAAAAGGCTTCAAAGGAAAGAAAAATGTGGACTTATGGAAGCAATATCTTGAAGTATGCCAAGGCTATGATTTGAAGTTTCACTGGGTGAAAGGACATGCTGGAAACCCTGATAATGAAAGGTGCGATCAACTAGCAGTGTTTAAAGCTGAAAATGGCCCACATGCAATTGATGAAGGATTTGAAAAAAATATATAA
- a CDS encoding MarC family protein: MLNFKEIISVSLILFSVIDILGSVPIVMDLRKKLGHIQSGKATIVAGIIMIVFLFLGESILKLFGLDVASFAIAGAIVMFLIGMEMVLGIVLFKHEDSSASSASIMPIAFPLIAGAGTMTTLISLKAEYQTLNIIIGVVINLLLVFVVLKTCGWLERKIGQAGFSILRKVFGIILLAISIKLFKNFF, translated from the coding sequence ATGCTGAATTTTAAAGAAATTATTTCAGTATCACTTATCCTATTTTCGGTAATTGATATTTTGGGTTCTGTGCCAATTGTTATGGATCTAAGGAAAAAACTAGGTCATATACAATCGGGTAAAGCTACAATTGTGGCTGGTATTATAATGATTGTATTTCTTTTTTTAGGGGAATCTATTCTTAAATTATTTGGATTAGATGTAGCGTCTTTCGCCATTGCTGGTGCGATTGTAATGTTTTTGATTGGTATGGAAATGGTGCTTGGTATAGTGCTATTTAAGCATGAAGACAGCTCTGCTTCAAGTGCCTCTATTATGCCAATAGCTTTTCCGCTTATAGCAGGAGCAGGAACGATGACTACATTAATATCTTTAAAGGCAGAATATCAAACTTTAAATATCATTATTGGAGTAGTCATTAATTTACTTTTAGTTTTTGTAGTTTTGAAAACTTGTGGATGGTTGGAAAGAAAAATTGGTCAAGCAGGCTTTAGTATTTTAAGAAAGGTGTTTGGTATAATCTTATTAGCTATTTCAATAAAACTATTTAAAAACTTTTTTTAA
- a CDS encoding alanine--glyoxylate aminotransferase family protein has protein sequence MSYNFYPGPSKVYPQIATYFQEAMDLGILEKNHRSDSFHELFATTKTLLKSKLNIPLDYEIVMVSSATECWEIIAQSFVKKASIHYYNGAFGEKWFNYTSKIHSSSEGQEFNISEFVEIKNPTDSPELIALTHNETSNGYAIPENYQKYIRDLFPDSLIAYDATSSMAGYDLNWDLGDIWYASVQKCFGLPSGMAIMIVSPKAIGVAKEIGDNKFYNSFNFVLKNARKNETHYTPNISNIFLLNRLMQNVENIRAIYNNLIERKELFFNQLTEIDYLAPIITNPEFQSDTVFCLSSNERKLKTIKQVADKKGFILGNGYGELKDTTLRIANFPAIPNQDFIELINFFQQL, from the coding sequence ATGAGTTATAATTTTTATCCAGGACCTTCTAAAGTCTATCCTCAAATCGCAACATATTTTCAAGAGGCAATGGATTTGGGTATTCTGGAGAAAAATCATAGATCAGACTCATTCCATGAGCTTTTTGCGACAACTAAAACTTTATTAAAATCTAAATTAAACATTCCATTAGATTATGAGATTGTAATGGTTTCCTCAGCAACGGAATGCTGGGAAATCATTGCACAATCTTTTGTTAAAAAAGCCTCAATACATTATTACAATGGTGCTTTTGGGGAAAAGTGGTTTAATTATACATCCAAGATTCATTCTTCATCTGAAGGACAGGAATTTAACATATCGGAATTTGTTGAAATAAAAAATCCAACAGATTCTCCTGAATTAATTGCTTTAACGCATAACGAAACTTCCAATGGTTATGCAATTCCTGAAAATTATCAGAAATACATACGAGATCTTTTTCCAGATAGCCTAATAGCTTACGATGCAACGTCTTCTATGGCTGGTTATGATTTAAATTGGGATTTAGGAGATATTTGGTATGCCTCTGTTCAAAAATGTTTTGGCTTGCCCTCGGGAATGGCTATTATGATTGTGAGTCCAAAAGCAATAGGGGTAGCAAAAGAAATAGGTGATAATAAATTTTATAATTCATTTAATTTCGTTTTAAAAAATGCCCGCAAGAATGAAACGCATTATACCCCTAACATTAGTAACATTTTTCTTTTAAATAGATTGATGCAAAATGTTGAAAATATCAGAGCGATTTATAATAACTTGATTGAGCGTAAAGAGCTATTCTTCAATCAATTAACTGAGATAGATTATTTAGCTCCCATTATAACAAATCCTGAATTTCAATCTGATACTGTTTTTTGCCTTTCTTCAAATGAAAGGAAATTGAAAACTATAAAGCAAGTTGCTGATAAAAAAGGTTTTATCTTAGGGAATGGATATGGAGAATTAAAAGATACAACCCTAAGGATTGCGAATTTCCCTGCTATTCCAAATCAAGATTTTATTGAATTAATTAATTTCTTCCAGCAATTATAA
- a CDS encoding enoyl-CoA hydratase-related protein — translation MEFIKVNNQYKKHIALINLNRPKELNALNLQLMTELKNALQTLDEDDSVRVIILTGNEKAFAAGADIKQMAGKTAIDMLNVDQFSTWDQIKKTKKPLIAAVSGFALGGGCELAMTCDMIVASETAKFGQPEIKIGVMPGAGGTQRLTRAIGKAKAMELVLTGNFISAEEAMSYGLVNKVVPTEMYLEAASDLAQQIAQMSPVAAKLAKESVNRAFETHLDEGLHFERKNFYLTFASEDQTEGMNAFVEKRKPDFKGK, via the coding sequence ATGGAATTTATTAAAGTAAACAATCAATATAAAAAGCATATAGCGCTAATAAATCTTAATCGACCAAAAGAATTAAATGCATTAAATCTGCAATTGATGACAGAATTGAAAAATGCATTACAAACTTTAGATGAAGATGACAGCGTTAGAGTAATCATACTAACTGGAAACGAAAAGGCCTTTGCGGCAGGAGCAGATATCAAGCAAATGGCAGGAAAAACTGCGATTGATATGCTCAATGTCGATCAATTCAGTACCTGGGATCAAATTAAAAAAACAAAGAAACCTTTAATTGCGGCCGTTTCAGGTTTCGCATTAGGCGGTGGTTGTGAATTAGCCATGACTTGCGACATGATAGTAGCATCTGAAACCGCTAAATTTGGTCAGCCAGAGATCAAAATCGGAGTAATGCCTGGAGCTGGAGGTACTCAAAGACTTACTCGTGCTATAGGAAAAGCAAAAGCAATGGAGTTAGTTTTGACGGGTAACTTTATTAGTGCTGAGGAAGCTATGAGTTATGGTTTAGTGAATAAGGTTGTTCCTACGGAAATGTATTTAGAAGCAGCTTCAGATTTAGCTCAACAAATAGCTCAAATGTCCCCAGTTGCCGCAAAATTAGCAAAAGAATCAGTAAATAGAGCCTTTGAAACGCATTTAGATGAAGGCTTACATTTCGAACGTAAAAACTTTTATTTAACATTTGCTTCTGAAGATCAAACGGAAGGTATGAATGCATTTGTTGAAAAAAGAAAGCCTGATTTTAAAGGGAAATAA
- the cdaA gene encoding diadenylate cyclase CdaA: MIFGFNIGFLEVSFVDVLDIALVSFLLFQVYSLMRGSVAVRIFVGFLSLYLIYLVVRAAEMELLSAILGQFMGVGVIAAIILFQQEIRKFLLLLGKTTSFNSENGFLSNLPWKKRKKGDEFNITPLIEASKSLGGTNTGALIVLSKGSELKFYAESGDSIDAIVSKRLLISIFNKTSPLHDGAVIIHKGRITAARCVLPVTEKDVPAQFGLRHKAAIGMSEATDTIILIVSEETGQLSVARNGTIFHNLSNQEIRSKINEYLSEDNKEKSKDSKNESSPQEVVQ, encoded by the coding sequence TTGATATTTGGATTTAACATAGGGTTTTTAGAAGTCAGTTTTGTCGATGTTTTGGATATCGCCTTAGTGAGTTTTCTTTTATTTCAGGTTTATAGCCTGATGAGAGGAAGTGTTGCGGTACGTATTTTTGTAGGCTTCCTATCACTATATTTAATCTATTTGGTTGTTCGTGCAGCAGAAATGGAACTGCTCTCTGCTATTTTAGGACAATTTATGGGGGTTGGGGTGATTGCAGCCATAATCCTTTTCCAGCAAGAAATTAGAAAATTCCTTTTACTCTTAGGGAAAACTACTTCTTTTAATTCCGAAAATGGATTCTTATCTAACTTACCTTGGAAGAAACGTAAAAAAGGAGATGAATTTAATATCACCCCTTTAATAGAAGCTTCAAAATCATTGGGGGGTACAAATACGGGTGCACTAATAGTATTATCAAAAGGATCGGAATTGAAGTTTTATGCAGAATCAGGTGATTCAATTGATGCTATTGTCTCAAAAAGATTATTGATTTCAATTTTTAATAAAACCAGTCCTTTGCACGATGGGGCTGTAATAATTCATAAAGGTAGAATAACTGCAGCAAGATGCGTTTTACCAGTGACAGAGAAAGATGTTCCTGCTCAATTTGGACTAAGACACAAAGCTGCAATTGGAATGTCGGAAGCTACTGATACCATTATTTTGATTGTTTCAGAAGAAACCGGACAATTATCCGTTGCCAGAAACGGTACAATATTCCATAATCTTTCTAACCAAGAAATACGATCTAAAATAAATGAGTACCTATCTGAAGACAATAAAGAAAAATCTAAAGATTCTAAAAATGAATCTTCACCTCAAGAGGTAGTTCAATAG
- the folP gene encoding dihydropteroate synthase: protein MEAKDKAFSHKKTLLVKGNLMDLSDPKVMGILNTTPDSFYDGGKNLKLDHALRTVEKMLDDGLDILDVGGYSTRPNAKEVAVEEEKQRVLPLIESVNKRFPDLVISIDTFRSEVAKEAIESGAAIINDVSGGNLDDQMFQRVADLNVPYILMHMRGTPATMQKLNQYDHLIKDVTFELSQKLNKLRKLAVNDVIIDPGFGFAKSREQNYEILDNLTYFEVLNCPILVGVSRKSMIYKTLETNAENALNGTTALNMVALMNGASILRVHDVKEAKETIKLYNQLKN from the coding sequence TTGGAAGCGAAAGATAAAGCATTTTCTCATAAAAAAACACTTCTTGTAAAAGGTAACTTAATGGATTTATCAGATCCCAAAGTGATGGGGATTTTGAATACTACTCCCGATTCCTTTTATGATGGCGGAAAAAACTTAAAATTGGATCATGCGCTTCGCACAGTAGAGAAAATGCTTGATGATGGTTTAGATATTTTGGATGTAGGAGGATATTCGACTAGACCAAATGCGAAAGAAGTTGCTGTTGAGGAGGAAAAGCAAAGAGTTTTACCTTTAATTGAATCCGTAAACAAGAGATTCCCTGATTTAGTTATTTCAATAGATACTTTTAGATCTGAAGTAGCAAAAGAGGCCATTGAATCCGGAGCAGCTATAATAAATGATGTTTCTGGAGGTAATTTAGATGATCAAATGTTTCAAAGGGTGGCAGATTTGAATGTTCCCTACATATTGATGCACATGAGAGGAACACCTGCCACCATGCAGAAACTGAATCAATATGATCATCTTATAAAAGATGTAACCTTCGAATTAAGTCAGAAGCTAAATAAACTTAGAAAGTTAGCAGTAAATGATGTAATCATTGATCCTGGCTTTGGCTTTGCAAAAAGTCGAGAGCAGAATTATGAAATACTTGATAATTTAACCTATTTTGAAGTATTAAATTGTCCTATTTTAGTTGGAGTATCTCGAAAGTCAATGATTTATAAAACTTTAGAGACTAATGCTGAGAATGCTTTAAATGGGACTACGGCTTTAAATATGGTTGCATTAATGAATGGAGCTAGTATATTAAGAGTTCATGATGTGAAAGAGGCGAAAGAAACGATAAAATTATATAATCAACTGAAGAATTGA
- a CDS encoding DUF1599 domain-containing protein has translation MTQTESEYKEVIALCKDVFEKKTKDYGTAWRILRLPSITDQLFIKAQRIRSIQEKGTQKIEEDIKNEFIGIINYSIIAIIQESLDENAPLEISAEDLMPKYQAVADESLALLLDKNHDYDEAWRDMRISSITDIILMKLYRVKQIEDNKGKTLISEPVKANYQDMINYAVFCLIKLKEEK, from the coding sequence ATGACCCAAACCGAAAGCGAATATAAGGAAGTTATTGCGCTGTGTAAAGATGTTTTTGAAAAGAAGACAAAAGATTACGGTACAGCTTGGAGAATTTTAAGATTACCCTCAATAACCGATCAATTATTTATTAAAGCACAGCGAATAAGATCCATACAGGAAAAAGGCACTCAAAAAATTGAAGAGGATATAAAAAATGAATTTATTGGCATTATTAATTACTCAATTATTGCCATAATTCAAGAATCACTTGATGAAAATGCTCCTCTTGAAATCTCTGCAGAAGATTTAATGCCAAAATATCAGGCAGTGGCTGATGAATCCTTAGCTTTATTACTTGATAAAAATCATGATTATGATGAGGCTTGGCGTGATATGAGAATCAGTTCTATCACCGATATCATTTTAATGAAACTTTACAGAGTGAAACAAATTGAAGATAATAAAGGTAAAACTTTGATATCTGAGCCTGTAAAAGCAAATTATCAAGACATGATTAATTATGCTGTATTCTGTTTAATCAAATTAAAAGAAGAGAAATAA
- a CDS encoding BT_3928 family protein translates to MRTVVDIIRYIVGGLFVFSGLVKVVDPVGTAIKLEEYFAVFAGDIASFFSIFEPYALVIGIVLNVLEVTLGIALMIRWRVRYTMNLLSIMIVFFTFLTFYTAYFNKVTDCGCFGDAITLTPWQSFTKDVILLVLIGFLYFNINKIKESTFGPKNVIVVCVTAISLLLCIYSVKHLPIIDFRAYKIGTNIPDAMKAKENPKFQYTFEKDGEEIKSYEYKSEEEGYKLVGHEITNPEASTPKITDFASWDESGDKTQYLLNGQKLWIIAYDIANANTGGLIEVNDLLSRLGPGIEPIILTSSSAEDVLRIKALRGLKANFYYADATVLKTIIRSNPGLVLVKDGTILDKWHFNDVPNPIDVRENL, encoded by the coding sequence ATGAGAACAGTTGTAGATATTATTAGATATATAGTTGGAGGTTTATTCGTATTTAGTGGTTTAGTAAAGGTTGTAGACCCTGTAGGAACAGCCATAAAGCTAGAAGAATATTTTGCGGTTTTTGCTGGGGATATTGCTTCATTCTTTTCAATTTTTGAGCCTTATGCTTTAGTTATAGGAATCGTTTTAAATGTGTTAGAAGTAACATTAGGAATTGCCCTAATGATTAGGTGGAGAGTTAGATATACGATGAATCTACTAAGCATCATGATTGTATTCTTCACTTTTCTGACCTTTTATACGGCATACTTTAATAAAGTAACAGATTGCGGATGTTTTGGAGATGCCATTACTTTAACTCCCTGGCAATCATTCACAAAAGATGTAATTCTATTAGTTCTAATAGGGTTCTTATACTTTAATATTAATAAAATTAAAGAAAGTACATTTGGCCCTAAAAATGTAATAGTAGTCTGCGTTACCGCAATTAGCTTACTTTTATGTATCTATTCTGTAAAGCACCTTCCTATTATCGATTTTAGAGCTTACAAAATTGGGACTAATATTCCTGATGCTATGAAGGCGAAAGAAAATCCAAAATTTCAATATACTTTTGAAAAGGACGGGGAAGAAATAAAATCTTATGAGTATAAGTCTGAGGAAGAGGGCTATAAATTAGTTGGACATGAAATTACAAATCCTGAAGCTTCTACTCCTAAAATAACTGATTTTGCTTCTTGGGATGAATCAGGTGATAAAACACAATACCTTTTGAATGGGCAGAAACTTTGGATAATTGCATATGATATTGCCAATGCTAATACTGGTGGCTTAATAGAAGTTAATGATCTTTTATCCAGATTAGGCCCAGGTATTGAACCCATCATATTAACTTCTTCTTCAGCGGAGGATGTACTCAGAATTAAAGCATTGCGAGGGCTAAAAGCTAATTTCTATTATGCAGATGCTACAGTTTTAAAAACTATTATTCGATCTAATCCTGGCTTAGTTTTAGTTAAAGATGGAACTATTTTAGATAAATGGCATTTTAATGATGTACCTAACCCAATTGATGTCAGAGAAAACTTATAA
- a CDS encoding shikimate kinase, translated as MRYFLLGLPGSGKSHWGKIWARETRNSFFDLDEVIENNEGESIKNIFKTEGEDHFRNLESFYLNKLIDNYHGLVLSTGGGTPCFNENLKLMASAGKTIFLNPPIEDIASRVWKPETNERPMFNQCKSKQEAFRVLEDLKTKRIIYYEQANIILERWDENIIKKIK; from the coding sequence ATGCGATATTTTCTTTTAGGGCTTCCAGGAAGTGGTAAAAGCCACTGGGGAAAAATTTGGGCCCGTGAAACTAGAAATTCATTTTTTGACTTAGACGAGGTAATTGAGAATAATGAAGGAGAGAGCATAAAAAATATTTTTAAAACCGAGGGTGAAGACCATTTTAGAAACTTAGAAAGCTTTTATCTTAATAAATTAATAGATAATTATCATGGATTAGTACTATCAACCGGAGGTGGTACTCCTTGTTTCAATGAAAATTTAAAACTTATGGCCAGTGCAGGAAAAACAATTTTCCTAAATCCACCCATTGAGGATATTGCTTCAAGAGTATGGAAACCTGAAACCAATGAGAGGCCAATGTTCAATCAATGCAAGTCTAAACAAGAAGCTTTTAGAGTATTAGAAGATTTAAAAACTAAAAGAATTATATATTACGAACAAGCTAATATAATACTTGAAAGGTGGGATGAGAACATAATAAAAAAAATAAAGTAA